A part of Vibrio sp. B1FLJ16 genomic DNA contains:
- a CDS encoding YajG family lipoprotein, which yields MKKLVLAASVALLAACSAPQQPQLNLMPESTLSTNPIVQGKTYSLTSKDTRASQYVALVDNGRSNILPLHAKQNLRITLEQALEQQLSSQGFHADLNSNNVVELKVQQALVNVKHSVMENEMDAKVVIEITAENPQGRLVKTFTGTAKRSGTLSASDSDIEQTLNDVISLTLKEIANDPELRNYMQERF from the coding sequence ATGAAAAAACTGGTACTCGCGGCTTCAGTTGCTTTGCTTGCTGCATGTTCAGCACCTCAACAACCTCAACTGAACCTGATGCCTGAAAGCACACTTAGTACAAATCCAATTGTACAAGGCAAAACTTACAGCTTAACCAGTAAAGATACCCGCGCTTCTCAGTACGTCGCTTTGGTAGACAATGGCCGCTCGAATATTCTTCCTCTTCATGCCAAACAGAATTTACGTATTACTCTGGAACAAGCGTTGGAACAACAGCTTTCGTCTCAGGGTTTCCATGCCGATCTAAACAGCAACAATGTGGTTGAGCTTAAAGTCCAGCAAGCACTCGTGAATGTAAAACATTCGGTGATGGAAAATGAAATGGACGCTAAAGTCGTTATAGAAATTACGGCAGAAAACCCGCAAGGCCGACTTGTTAAAACCTTCACGGGCACAGCAAAACGTTCAGGCACACTAAGTGCGTCGGATTCTGACATTGAGCAGACACTAAACGATGTTATTAGCCTGACACTAAAAGAAATCGCCAACGACCCTGAACTTCGTAATTACATGCAGGAACGATTCTGA
- the nqrE gene encoding NADH:ubiquinone reductase (Na(+)-transporting) subunit E: MEHYISLLVKSIFIENMALSFFLGMCTFLAVSKKVKTSFGLGVAVVVVLTIAVPVNNLVYNLVLRENALVEGVDLSFLNFITFIGVIAALVQILEMVLDRFFPPLYNALGIFLPLITVNCAIFGGVSFMVQRDYNFAESVVYGFGSGVGWMLAIVALAGIREKMKYSDVPPGLRGLGITFITVGLMALGFMSFSGVQL, encoded by the coding sequence ATGGAACATTACATTAGTCTGTTAGTTAAATCGATTTTCATCGAAAACATGGCTCTGTCTTTCTTCTTAGGTATGTGTACGTTTCTTGCGGTATCTAAGAAAGTTAAGACCTCTTTTGGTCTGGGTGTTGCGGTTGTAGTAGTACTTACTATCGCTGTTCCAGTAAACAACCTTGTTTACAACCTAGTATTGAGAGAAAACGCTTTAGTTGAAGGTGTCGATCTTAGCTTCCTAAACTTCATCACCTTTATCGGTGTAATCGCTGCACTTGTACAGATCCTAGAAATGGTTCTAGACCGTTTCTTCCCACCTCTGTACAACGCGCTAGGCATCTTCCTACCGTTGATCACAGTAAACTGTGCGATCTTCGGTGGTGTATCTTTCATGGTACAACGTGACTACAACTTTGCTGAATCTGTTGTTTATGGTTTTGGTTCTGGTGTGGGCTGGATGCTAGCCATCGTTGCTCTTGCAGGTATCCGTGAGAAGATGAAGTACTCTGACGTACCTCCAGGTCTACGTGGTCTAGGCATCACGTTCATCACGGTAGGTCTAATGGCGTTAGGCTTTATGTCTTTCTCTGGTGTTCAACTGTAA
- a CDS encoding Na(+)-translocating NADH-quinone reductase subunit C: MASNNDSIKKTLGVVVGLSLVCSIIVSTAAVGLRDKQKANAVLDKQSKIVEVAGIDAAGKNVPELFAQYIEPRLVDFNTGDFVEGNAATYDQRKAAKDPAESIKLPAEDDKAKILRRANTGVVYLVKDGDAVSKVILPVHGNGLWSMMYAFVAVETDGNTVSGITYYEQGETPGLGGEVENPSWRAQFVGKKLFDENHKPAIKVVKGGAPAGSEHGVDGLSGATLTSNGVQHTFDFWLGDMGFGPFLAKVRDGGLN, translated from the coding sequence ATGGCAAGTAATAACGACAGCATTAAAAAGACGCTGGGTGTTGTTGTCGGGTTGAGCCTTGTTTGTTCAATCATCGTATCAACAGCAGCAGTAGGTCTACGCGATAAGCAAAAAGCTAACGCTGTTTTAGATAAGCAATCGAAGATCGTTGAAGTTGCGGGCATTGATGCTGCAGGTAAAAACGTACCTGAGCTATTTGCACAATACATCGAACCACGTCTGGTGGACTTTAACACTGGTGACTTTGTAGAAGGTAACGCTGCGACTTACGACCAGCGAAAAGCTGCAAAAGATCCTGCTGAATCTATCAAGCTACCTGCTGAAGATGACAAAGCAAAGATCCTTCGTCGTGCTAACACGGGTGTTGTATACCTTGTTAAAGATGGCGATGCAGTATCTAAAGTTATCTTACCGGTTCACGGTAACGGTCTATGGTCTATGATGTACGCATTCGTTGCTGTTGAAACAGATGGCAACACAGTGTCAGGTATCACTTACTACGAGCAGGGCGAAACCCCTGGACTTGGTGGTGAAGTTGAGAACCCAAGCTGGCGCGCACAATTCGTAGGTAAGAAACTGTTTGATGAAAACCACAAGCCAGCTATCAAAGTTGTGAAAGGTGGTGCTCCAGCAGGTTCTGAGCACGGTGTTGACGGCCTGTCAGGTGCGACACTAACTAGTAACGGTGTTCAACACACATTTGACTTCTGGTTAGGTGACATGGGCTTTGGTCCATTCCTAGCAAAAGTTCGTGACGGAGGTCTGAACTAA
- a CDS encoding NADH:ubiquinone reductase (Na(+)-transporting) subunit D, whose amino-acid sequence MSSAQNIKKSILAPVLDNNPIALQVLGVCSALAVTTKLETAFVMTLAVTFVTALSNFSVSLIRNHIPNSVRIIVQMAIIASLVIVVDQVLKAYLYDISKQLSVFVGLIITNCIVMGRAEAFAMKSAPIPSLIDGIGNGLGYGFVLITVGFFRELFGSGKLFGMEILPLVSNGGWYQPNGLMLLAPSAFFLIGFLIWAIRILKPEQVEAKE is encoded by the coding sequence ATGTCTAGTGCACAAAATATTAAAAAGAGCATCTTAGCGCCAGTATTGGACAACAACCCAATCGCGCTACAGGTTCTTGGTGTATGTTCTGCGCTTGCAGTAACAACTAAACTAGAGACTGCGTTTGTTATGACGCTGGCAGTAACATTTGTAACTGCTTTGTCTAACTTCTCGGTATCTCTAATCCGTAACCACATTCCTAACAGCGTACGTATTATCGTTCAGATGGCTATTATCGCATCGCTAGTAATCGTGGTAGACCAGGTGCTTAAGGCTTACCTGTACGATATCTCTAAGCAGCTATCGGTATTCGTAGGCCTTATCATCACGAACTGTATCGTAATGGGTCGTGCTGAAGCATTCGCAATGAAGTCTGCGCCAATCCCATCACTTATCGATGGTATCGGTAACGGTCTTGGTTACGGTTTCGTTCTTATTACTGTTGGTTTCTTCCGTGAGCTATTCGGCTCAGGCAAACTATTTGGTATGGAAATCCTACCTCTAGTGAGTAACGGCGGTTGGTATCAGCCAAACGGTCTGATGCTTCTAGCACCATCAGCATTCTTCCTAATCGGCTTCCTAATCTGGGCAATCCGTATTCTGAAACCAGAACAAGTAGAAGCGAAGGAGTAA
- a CDS encoding MFS transporter has protein sequence MSSLPSITWLETVKSYLDRRLLWVFMLGCSSGFPWVLIGSNMSGWLKDAGLTLSAIGYFGSVFAVYAINFLWAPLVDRVKLPLLHRLLGQRRSWIFLCQSIVLIATLFIAGVDPAENLVFASLLALCIATASATQDIAIDAFRIDTFPKSEASKLPQASAMAVIGWWTGYSLPGYLAFINADSIGWNGVYYGMAFVVVILMIFTLLVGEPKTQREQLQSAAEQRHKEVVGSRLVAWFTVTVVEPFLDFFNRNGVRVAITLLLFVFLFKIGEAFLGRMSIAFYKDIGFSNEQIGHYSKLIGWGATIFFTFVGSMFNVKFGIVRGLMIGGIAMSASNLMFAWIASVGPNEHLYLATIIVDNFTTAFSTVAFVSFLTILTGQAFSATQYALLASLGNFGRTTLASFSGELVDYLNDWSTFFILTAVMVIPSLIMLYSLRHYFDELLEKARHKD, from the coding sequence ATGTCTTCATTACCCTCCATCACTTGGTTGGAAACGGTAAAAAGTTATCTCGACAGACGCTTGTTATGGGTCTTTATGCTCGGGTGCTCAAGCGGTTTTCCGTGGGTACTGATTGGCTCTAATATGTCTGGTTGGCTAAAAGATGCTGGCCTTACACTTTCTGCAATTGGCTACTTTGGTAGTGTATTCGCTGTATATGCGATTAACTTTCTCTGGGCCCCCCTAGTAGATCGGGTCAAACTGCCGCTGTTGCACCGTTTATTGGGACAGCGACGCAGTTGGATATTTTTATGCCAGAGCATTGTACTCATTGCGACTCTGTTCATTGCAGGTGTGGACCCTGCAGAGAACTTGGTATTTGCATCACTTCTTGCTCTTTGTATTGCTACCGCATCGGCAACACAAGATATCGCCATTGACGCTTTTCGTATCGATACCTTCCCAAAATCGGAAGCATCTAAGTTACCTCAGGCATCCGCAATGGCGGTAATTGGGTGGTGGACCGGGTATTCGCTACCCGGCTATCTGGCATTTATCAATGCTGACAGCATCGGCTGGAATGGCGTCTATTATGGTATGGCTTTCGTCGTTGTCATTTTAATGATCTTTACCTTACTGGTAGGCGAACCGAAAACACAACGAGAACAGTTACAATCAGCAGCAGAACAGCGTCATAAAGAGGTGGTGGGTTCAAGGCTGGTCGCATGGTTTACGGTAACCGTCGTCGAGCCTTTTCTCGATTTCTTCAATCGCAATGGTGTGCGAGTCGCAATTACCTTATTGCTGTTCGTATTCCTGTTTAAGATTGGGGAAGCATTCTTGGGCCGCATGTCCATCGCATTCTATAAAGATATCGGCTTCAGCAACGAACAGATCGGTCACTACTCGAAATTGATTGGCTGGGGAGCCACCATATTCTTCACTTTCGTGGGCAGTATGTTCAATGTGAAATTTGGTATTGTGCGCGGCCTGATGATCGGTGGTATCGCTATGTCGGCAAGTAATCTGATGTTTGCGTGGATTGCCTCTGTAGGCCCGAATGAGCATCTATATTTGGCGACCATCATCGTCGATAACTTTACTACTGCGTTTTCCACGGTAGCATTTGTTTCCTTCCTTACAATATTGACCGGACAAGCGTTTTCAGCGACCCAATATGCGTTGCTAGCATCTTTAGGTAATTTTGGTCGCACAACACTTGCATCTTTCAGTGGCGAACTGGTTGATTACCTCAATGACTGGAGTACCTTCTTCATCCTGACTGCTGTGATGGTGATACCAAGCCTGATAATGCTTTATTCACTGCGCCATTACTTCGATGAACTGTTAGAAAAGGCACGGCATAAAGATTAA
- a CDS encoding Na(+)-translocating NADH-quinone reductase subunit A has translation MITIKKGLDLPIAGTPSQVINDGKTIKKVALLGEEYVGMRPTMHVRVGDEVKKAQVLFEDKKNPGVKFTAPAAGKVIEINRGAKRVLQSVVIEVAGEEQVTFDKFEAAQLTGLDRQVIKTQLVESGLWTALRTRPFSKVPAIESSTKAIFVTAMDTNPLAANPELIINEQQEAFVAGLDILSALTEDKVYVCKSGTSLPRSSQSNIEEHVFNGPHPAGLAGTHMHFLYPVNAENVAWSINYQDVIAFGKLFLTGELYTDRVISLAGPVVNNPRLIRTTLGASLDDVTDSELMPGDVRVISGSVLTGTHATGPHAFLGRYHAQVSVLREGYEKELFGWAMPGKNKFSVTRSFLGHLFKGQLFNMTTTTNGSDRSMVPIGNYERVMPLDMEPTLLLRDLCAGDTDSAAALGALELDEEDVALCTFVCPGKYEYGQLLRECLDKIEKEG, from the coding sequence ATGATTACAATAAAGAAGGGCTTGGATCTTCCTATCGCAGGAACTCCATCCCAGGTGATTAATGATGGTAAGACCATCAAAAAAGTCGCCTTGCTTGGCGAAGAGTACGTTGGCATGCGTCCAACCATGCATGTCCGCGTTGGTGATGAAGTGAAAAAAGCGCAAGTTCTTTTTGAAGACAAAAAGAACCCAGGCGTGAAATTCACTGCACCGGCAGCCGGTAAAGTGATCGAAATTAACCGTGGCGCTAAACGTGTCCTTCAATCTGTAGTGATTGAAGTGGCAGGTGAAGAGCAGGTTACATTCGATAAGTTCGAAGCCGCTCAACTTACAGGTCTGGATCGTCAAGTGATCAAGACTCAATTGGTTGAATCTGGCCTATGGACCGCTTTACGTACTCGTCCGTTTAGCAAGGTTCCAGCAATCGAGTCTTCAACTAAGGCGATTTTCGTAACTGCAATGGATACTAATCCTTTAGCAGCTAATCCTGAGTTGATAATTAACGAGCAACAAGAAGCATTCGTTGCTGGTCTAGACATTCTTTCAGCCCTGACGGAAGACAAGGTTTACGTATGTAAATCTGGCACTAGCTTGCCGCGCTCTTCTCAATCTAATATTGAAGAACATGTCTTCAATGGTCCTCACCCGGCAGGTCTTGCTGGCACCCACATGCATTTCCTTTACCCGGTAAATGCAGAAAATGTGGCGTGGAGCATCAACTACCAAGACGTTATCGCGTTCGGTAAGTTGTTCCTAACTGGTGAACTTTACACTGATCGTGTTATTTCTCTGGCTGGCCCGGTAGTAAATAATCCGCGCCTAATTCGCACGACTCTGGGTGCAAGCCTAGACGACGTAACAGATAGCGAGTTGATGCCAGGTGATGTTCGTGTGATTTCTGGTTCTGTACTGACAGGTACACACGCAACTGGTCCTCATGCTTTCCTTGGTCGTTACCACGCACAAGTTTCTGTTTTGCGTGAAGGTTATGAAAAAGAGCTGTTTGGCTGGGCTATGCCTGGTAAGAACAAGTTCTCAGTAACTCGCTCATTCCTTGGTCACCTGTTCAAAGGTCAGTTGTTTAACATGACAACGACGACGAATGGTAGTGATCGTTCAATGGTTCCAATTGGCAACTACGAACGTGTAATGCCACTAGATATGGAACCTACTTTGCTACTTCGTGATCTATGTGCAGGCGATACAGATAGTGCAGCAGCACTTGGTGCGCTGGAGCTAGACGAAGAAGACGTAGCATTGTGTACCTTTGTTTGTCCTGGTAAGTACGAATACGGTCAACTACTTCGTGAGTGCCTAGATAAGATCGAGAAGGAAGGGTAA
- a CDS encoding ChrR family anti-sigma-E factor codes for MNKHPDNKLLEAYASGSIDAVSGLVVATHLETCSKCREYVNRIEAEQADVVSDVPCAYIPEFDDMFNNIVTAPMMRDSVILRDTAKVSVAGKTFELPKTLSRFSDLVSSWRSYGGKVYSAQIELGEDARVNLMYIGENVRIPQHTHKGLESTLVLHGSFSDEDGDYAEGDLMIRDASVKHSPYTKSGEDCLCLTVLTEPMLFTQGVARVFNLFGKGLYP; via the coding sequence ATGAACAAACATCCAGATAACAAACTGTTAGAGGCGTATGCTTCGGGAAGCATTGATGCGGTTTCTGGTCTTGTGGTCGCGACGCACCTGGAAACGTGCTCCAAGTGCCGGGAATATGTAAATCGGATTGAGGCTGAGCAAGCGGATGTAGTCAGTGATGTTCCTTGCGCTTATATTCCTGAGTTTGATGATATGTTTAATAACATTGTCACCGCTCCGATGATGCGGGATAGCGTTATTCTCAGAGATACGGCCAAAGTGTCCGTTGCAGGCAAAACCTTTGAGCTTCCTAAAACCCTGAGTCGCTTTTCTGACCTGGTTAGCTCGTGGAGAAGCTACGGGGGCAAGGTGTACAGTGCCCAGATAGAACTGGGTGAAGATGCACGGGTAAACCTAATGTACATCGGTGAAAATGTTCGGATTCCGCAACATACACACAAAGGGTTGGAGTCGACCCTAGTGCTTCATGGCAGCTTTAGTGATGAAGATGGCGATTACGCAGAAGGCGATCTGATGATACGAGATGCATCGGTGAAACACAGTCCGTACACTAAATCAGGAGAAGATTGTCTTTGTTTAACGGTACTGACAGAGCCTATGTTGTTTACTCAGGGCGTAGCAAGAGTCTTCAACCTGTTTGGTAAAGGGCTATATCCATAA
- a CDS encoding peptidylprolyl isomerase: protein MIRKAIISLALLSCSVWAGPKVEFETTLGSFTVELNEEKAPITVANFIKYVEDGSYKGTIFHRVIPGFMAQGGGFNQDMQKVETYAPIKNEGSNGLENNRATIAMARTNAPDSATRQFYINLVDNDFLNYGARPPGYAVFGQVIEGFEVIQNMAKQPTTSARGMRDVPEKQIVITNATLRK from the coding sequence ATGATACGTAAAGCTATTATTTCTCTCGCGCTACTAAGCTGTAGCGTCTGGGCCGGGCCTAAAGTGGAGTTTGAAACAACGCTAGGTTCATTCACCGTAGAACTAAACGAAGAAAAAGCACCGATTACCGTCGCGAACTTCATTAAATATGTGGAAGACGGTAGCTATAAGGGAACGATTTTCCACCGTGTGATCCCGGGCTTTATGGCTCAGGGTGGCGGCTTCAATCAAGATATGCAAAAGGTCGAGACCTATGCGCCTATTAAGAATGAAGGCAGTAACGGTTTGGAGAATAACCGTGCGACTATCGCGATGGCCCGCACTAATGCCCCTGACTCTGCCACTCGCCAGTTCTACATCAACTTAGTGGATAACGATTTTCTGAATTACGGTGCCCGCCCGCCGGGTTATGCGGTATTTGGTCAGGTAATCGAAGGGTTTGAAGTCATTCAAAATATGGCGAAACAACCAACAACGTCTGCGCGCGGAATGCGTGACGTACCTGAAAAACAAATCGTGATTACCAACGCGACGCTACGCAAATAA
- a CDS encoding methyltransferase, protein MKTELNLHDRSLNLHRYPKRSNETLQAWDAGDEYLINHVEELALPDNQHIVVINDNFGALACWFSEKHHVTFISDSYISRKGAQKNLEENQCGDVTFLTTMDDIPANTDLVLLQLPKSNRHLVWILSQLRKTLPESCPVIAVNKAKEIHTSTLKLFEKHLGETKTSLAWKKHRLVFSQANVQPVLDVDPITAWHVDGEKIQLKNLPNVYSGESLDLGARFMLQHIPQDESIKHIIDLGCGNGVLSVKAGQLNPEARLTCVDESYMALESARQNLLDNLGEVRDIQCIANNCLDGFEKESCSLIMCNPPFHQQQAITDHIAWQMFCDSKQVLNIGGYLLVIGNRHLGYDAKLKRLFGDSNVKLIASNNKFVILQAIKSPAKLNTK, encoded by the coding sequence ATGAAAACCGAACTGAATCTGCATGATCGAAGCTTAAACCTTCACCGTTACCCCAAGCGCTCCAACGAAACACTACAAGCATGGGACGCGGGAGATGAGTACCTGATTAATCATGTCGAAGAACTCGCGCTGCCAGACAATCAGCACATTGTCGTGATTAATGATAACTTCGGTGCCCTCGCCTGCTGGTTTTCTGAAAAACATCATGTGACGTTTATAAGCGACTCCTATATTTCTCGCAAAGGCGCTCAGAAAAACCTTGAAGAGAATCAATGTGGTGACGTCACATTTCTCACCACAATGGATGATATACCAGCTAACACTGATCTCGTTCTACTGCAGCTGCCGAAAAGTAATCGTCATCTGGTTTGGATACTCAGCCAGTTGAGAAAAACACTCCCTGAGTCCTGCCCTGTAATTGCGGTCAATAAAGCGAAAGAGATCCACACTTCGACTCTAAAGCTATTTGAAAAACACTTAGGTGAAACGAAAACTTCCCTCGCCTGGAAAAAACACCGTTTGGTTTTCTCACAAGCGAACGTTCAACCGGTTCTGGATGTCGACCCAATCACCGCCTGGCATGTAGATGGTGAGAAGATTCAGCTTAAAAACCTTCCTAATGTCTATTCAGGAGAAAGCTTGGATTTGGGTGCCCGCTTCATGTTGCAGCACATCCCTCAGGATGAGTCTATTAAGCACATTATCGACTTAGGATGCGGCAATGGCGTACTTTCCGTAAAAGCAGGACAACTCAATCCTGAAGCGCGTCTTACTTGTGTCGATGAAAGCTACATGGCTTTAGAATCAGCCAGACAGAACTTACTAGATAACTTAGGTGAGGTTCGTGATATCCAGTGTATCGCGAACAATTGTCTGGACGGTTTCGAAAAAGAGAGCTGTTCACTCATCATGTGTAACCCGCCTTTTCACCAACAACAGGCGATTACCGACCATATTGCCTGGCAAATGTTTTGTGATTCCAAACAAGTTTTGAACATTGGGGGTTATTTACTTGTCATAGGTAACCGACACCTGGGTTACGATGCCAAGCTTAAGCGCCTCTTTGGCGATAGTAATGTGAAACTTATCGCTTCCAATAATAAGTTCGTGATTTTACAGGCGATAAAAAGTCCTGCTAAATTAAACACAAAATAA
- the bolA gene encoding transcriptional regulator BolA, with protein MIQEIIEKKLHSELQPSYLKVINESYMHNVPPGSESHFKVIVVSDSFAGHRLIGRHRQVHQILADELDNHIHALAIHTYTDEEWKRQQDGAPDSPMCVGGGR; from the coding sequence ATGATCCAAGAAATCATAGAGAAAAAGCTGCATAGTGAATTGCAACCAAGTTATCTGAAAGTGATTAATGAAAGCTATATGCACAATGTGCCACCTGGTTCAGAAAGTCATTTTAAAGTCATTGTTGTCAGCGACTCATTTGCCGGGCACAGACTGATTGGACGACATCGACAAGTTCATCAGATTCTGGCTGATGAACTCGATAATCATATTCATGCATTAGCGATTCACACTTACACTGATGAAGAATGGAAGCGTCAGCAAGACGGCGCGCCAGATAGCCCTATGTGTGTGGGTGGCGGACGTTAG
- a CDS encoding RNA polymerase sigma factor encodes MMSDSQQKLGRKEWNAYMEKVKARDKDAFSFVFRFYAPKLKQFAYKHVGNEQVAMEMVQETMATVWHKAHLYDGEKSALSTWIYTIIRNLCFDLLRKQKGKELHIHSDDIWPSEYYPPDLIDHYSPEQDMLKEQVVKFLDTLPKNQRDVLQAVYLEELPHQQVAELFDIPLGTVKSRLRLAVEKLRHSMHTEQL; translated from the coding sequence ATGATGAGTGATAGCCAACAAAAATTAGGGCGAAAAGAATGGAACGCTTATATGGAAAAAGTAAAAGCGCGGGATAAAGACGCGTTTTCCTTTGTATTCCGTTTTTATGCTCCTAAGTTGAAACAATTCGCCTATAAGCACGTTGGAAACGAGCAAGTAGCGATGGAAATGGTACAAGAAACCATGGCTACGGTTTGGCATAAAGCGCACCTCTATGATGGGGAGAAAAGTGCGTTATCGACCTGGATATACACAATCATCCGCAATTTGTGTTTTGACTTGTTGCGGAAGCAAAAGGGTAAAGAGCTTCATATCCATTCGGATGATATCTGGCCTTCGGAATATTACCCGCCTGATCTCATCGATCATTATTCGCCAGAGCAAGACATGCTGAAAGAGCAGGTCGTTAAATTTTTAGATACCTTGCCGAAAAATCAGCGAGATGTTTTGCAGGCGGTTTATCTTGAAGAGTTGCCGCATCAGCAAGTAGCTGAACTGTTTGATATACCTCTTGGAACCGTTAAATCCCGCCTGAGATTGGCAGTAGAAAAGCTTAGACATTCAATGCATACGGAGCAACTATGA
- a CDS encoding NADH:ubiquinone reductase (Na(+)-transporting) subunit B — MSLKKFIEDIEHHFEPGGKHEKWFALYEAAATLFYTPGLVTKRSSHVRDSVDLKRIMIMVWFAVFPAMFWGMYNAGGQAIAALTHMHAGDQLATVVAGNWHYWLTEMFGGTISAEAGVGSKMLLGATYFLPIYATVFIVGGFWEVLFCMVRKHEVNEGFFVTSILFALIVPPTLPLWQAALGITFGVVVAKEIFGGTGRNFLNPALAGRAFLFFAYPAQISGDVVWTAADGFSGATALSQWAQGGNGALVNTVSGAPITWMDAFIGNIPGSIGEVSTLALMIGAAMIVYMRIASWRIIAGVMIGMIATSTLFNVIGSDTNPMFNMPWHWHLVLGGFAFGMFFMATDPVSASFTNKGKWWYGALIGVMCVLIRVVNPAYPEGMMLAILFANLFAPLFDHLVIEKNIKRRQARYGK; from the coding sequence ATGTCTCTTAAAAAATTTATTGAAGACATCGAGCATCACTTTGAGCCTGGTGGTAAACATGAGAAGTGGTTTGCCCTTTATGAAGCAGCAGCAACGCTGTTTTATACTCCGGGTCTTGTAACAAAGAGAAGCTCGCACGTTCGTGATAGCGTTGACTTGAAACGTATCATGATCATGGTTTGGTTCGCGGTATTCCCAGCAATGTTCTGGGGTATGTACAACGCGGGTGGCCAGGCTATCGCAGCACTGACTCACATGCATGCTGGTGACCAACTGGCAACAGTAGTAGCAGGTAACTGGCACTACTGGCTAACCGAAATGTTTGGCGGAACCATTTCTGCCGAAGCTGGGGTTGGCAGTAAGATGCTTCTGGGTGCGACATACTTCCTTCCAATCTACGCAACAGTGTTTATTGTTGGTGGTTTCTGGGAAGTGTTGTTCTGTATGGTGCGCAAGCACGAAGTTAACGAAGGTTTCTTTGTAACTTCTATCCTGTTTGCACTTATCGTTCCGCCAACACTTCCTCTATGGCAAGCAGCGCTAGGTATTACCTTCGGTGTTGTTGTCGCGAAAGAGATCTTCGGTGGTACAGGTCGTAACTTCCTAAACCCTGCGCTAGCAGGCCGTGCATTCCTATTCTTCGCTTACCCGGCTCAAATCTCGGGTGACGTAGTTTGGACTGCAGCTGACGGTTTCTCTGGTGCAACGGCTCTTAGCCAGTGGGCTCAAGGTGGTAACGGTGCTCTAGTTAACACAGTTTCTGGTGCTCCTATCACTTGGATGGACGCATTCATTGGTAACATCCCTGGCTCTATCGGTGAAGTATCGACGCTTGCACTGATGATTGGTGCAGCGATGATTGTGTACATGCGTATAGCATCGTGGCGCATCATTGCAGGTGTAATGATCGGTATGATCGCTACATCGACACTATTCAATGTTATCGGTTCAGATACTAACCCAATGTTCAACATGCCATGGCACTGGCACCTAGTTTTAGGTGGTTTTGCATTCGGTATGTTCTTTATGGCGACAGACCCAGTATCCGCTTCATTTACTAACAAAGGTAAATGGTGGTACGGCGCTCTTATCGGTGTAATGTGTGTTCTTATCCGTGTAGTTAACCCAGCTTACCCAGAAGGTATGATGCTGGCGATTCTATTCGCGAACCTGTTTGCACCTCTGTTCGACCACTTAGTTATTGAGAAGAACATCAAGCGGAGACAAGCACGTTATGGCAAGTAA